A portion of the Syngnathoides biaculeatus isolate LvHL_M chromosome 7, ASM1980259v1, whole genome shotgun sequence genome contains these proteins:
- the LOC133503117 gene encoding choline transporter-like protein 5-B isoform X1, with protein MARKTDITSVYYGEARKYDPKFRGPIHDRGRTDVICCVIFIIVIVGYTILGTVAWFNGDPRKVAYPTDSYGKFCGQNEYVNKTKLFYVNILRCTNPAALINLQCPTTQLCVSKCPDRYATLHDSGMSEDTQEYYKQFCKPGTDIKKTKRLQLIRDEDCPAIIMPSKPFLQRCFPDFKTSNDNKILFKDSKHNVSANDLKVAAGNMSVLLQAKDLSAKVFEDFANSWDWILIGMVITMVVSLIFILLLRFIAGVLLWLIIAGVVAAVGYGIGHCYWEYKRLSGTLGADIPISDVGFQTDFSIYLQLSQTWLIFLIVLSVIEGIIIMILIFLRKRLLIAIALLKEASKAISYIMTALIYPIFTFLLLCICFAYGAVVAICLATSGAAIYVITPLNEKCPSVNVMCDPKTFGPDSVADSDCAGSQCLFSHYGGDSFYYRYILVLQLYNLFAFLWLVNFVIALGQCTLAGAFASYYWALRKPKDIPPCPLFASFNRAIHYHTGSLAFGALVLSVVQMIRILLEYLDQKLKQSQTAFARFMMSCLKYCFWCLERFIKFLNRNAYIMIAIYGKSFCTSSKDAFFLLLRNVVRVAVLDKVTDFLLFLGKLLIAGSVGESSRSNLPSTRVLPIDSNASFSSRISRASGVLAFFFFTRKIPLVEGEAPSLNFYWIPLVSVILGSYLVAHGFFSVYSMCVDTLFLCFCEDLERNDGSQSRPYYMSPELCKILHIEDNENASQ; from the exons ATGGCTCGGAAGACCGACATTACCTCGGTGTATTACG GTGAGGCGCGCAAGTATGACCCAAAGTTCAGAGGACCAATTCATGACAG GGGCCGCACAGATGTGATCTgttgtgtcatttttatcattGTCATCGTCGGCTACACCATACTTGGCACTGTGG CTTGGTTCAACGGCGACCCCCGGAAGGTGGCCTACCCAACCGACAGCTACGGGAAGTTTTGCGGCCAGAACGAATACGT aaacaaaaccaaattgtTCTACGTCAACATTTTGAGATGTACTAACCCCGCGGCGCTGATTAACCTCCAGTGCCCTACAACCCAG CTCTgcgtctccaagtgccctgacAGATATGCAACACTTCACGATAGCGGGATGAGCGAGGATACCCAGGAGTATTATAAGCAATTCTGCAAACCAGGCACTGACATTAAGAAAACG AAAAGACTCCAACTCATACGAGATGAAGACTGCCCAGCTATAATCATGCCAAGCAAACCTT TTCTTCAGCGGTGCTTCCCCGATTTCAAGACATCCAATGACAACAAAATCTTGTTCAAGGACAGCAAACACAATGTTAGCGCCAATGACCTGAAAGTCGCTGCCGG CAACATGTCCGTTCTGCTGCAGGCTAAAGATCTTAGTGCCAAGGTCTTTGAGGATTTTGCAAATTCTTGGGATTGGATCCTGAT CGGGATGGTCATCACCATGGTGGTCAGCTTGATTTTCATCCTGTTGCTGCGCTTCATTGCCGGCGTGCTGCTGTGGCTCATCATCGCCGGCGTTGTTGCTGCTGTCGGCTACG GTATCGGCCACTGCTACTGGGAGTACAAGAGGCTTTCGGGGACGCTGGGCGCCGACATCCCCATCTCAGACGTCGGCTTCCAGACAGACTTCAGCATCTACCTGCAGCTCAGCCAGACGTGGCTCATTTTCT TGATTGTGCTGTCTGTGATCGAGGGCATCATTATAATGATCCTGATTTTCCTGAGGAAGAGGCTGCTGATCGCCATTGCATTGCTGAAGGAAGCGAGCAA ggccATCAGCTACATCATGACTGCTCTTATTTACCCAATCTTCACCTTTTTGCTATTGTGCATCTGCTTCGCTTACGGAGCCGTTGTAGCGAT CTGTTTAGCGACGTCTGGCGCCGCCATCTACGTGATTACACCTTTAAACGAAAAATGCCCGTCGGTCAACGTCATGTGCGATCCGAAG ACGTTCGGTCCGGACAGCGTCGCTGACTCGGATTGCGCCGGCTCCCAGTGCTTGTTTTCCCACTACGGCGGCGACAGCTTTTACTACCGCTACATTTTGGTCCTCCAACTGTACAATTTGTTCGCGTTCCTGTGGCTGGTCAACTTCGTCATTGCGCTGGGCCAGTGCACCCTGGCCGGAGCCTTCGCCTCCTACTATTGGGCCCTGAGGAAGCCCAAGGACATCCCCCCGTGCCCGCTTTTTGCATCCTTCAATCGAGCCATACA TTACCACACGGGCTCGCTGGCGTTCGGCGCTCTCGTCCTTTCTGTCGTGCAAATGATCCGCATACTTCTTGAGTATTTGGATCAAAAACTGAAGC AGTCCCAGACCGCGTTTGCTCGCTTCATGATGTCCTGCCTCAAATATTGCTTCTGGTGCCTGGAACGGTTCATCAAGTTCCTCAACAGAAACGCGTACATCATG ATAGCAATATATGGAAAGAGCTTCTGCACCTCCTCCAAGGATGCTTTCTTCCTCTTATTGAGGAACGTTGTTCG CGTCGCCGTCCTGGACAAGGTGACGGACTTTCTTCTGTTCTTGGGCAAACTCCTCATCGCGGGAAGCGTCGGTGAGTCGTCGCGATCGAATTTGCCGTCGACTCGTGTTTTGCCGATCGACTCAAACGCGTCCTTCTCCTCTCGGATTTCACGGGCGTCAGGCGTGCTGGCGTTTTTCTTCTTCACCCGCAAAATCCCGCTGGTCGAAGGGGAGGCGCCCTCCCTCAACTTCTACTGGATCCCTCTTGTG TCGGTGATTTTGGGGTCCTACCTGGTGGCACATGGCTTTTTTAGCGTCTACTCCATGTGCGTGGACACGTTATTCCTGTGCTTTT GCGAAGACCTGGAGAGGAACGACGGTTCCCAGTCCAGACCCTACTACATGTCTCCCGAACTGTGCAAGATCCTGCACATAGAGGACAACGAAAACGCTTCCCAGTGA
- the LOC133503117 gene encoding choline transporter-like protein 5 isoform X2, whose protein sequence is MARKTDITSVYYGEARKYDPKFRGPIHDRGRTDVICCVIFIIVIVGYTILGTVAWFNGDPRKVAYPTDSYGKFCGQNEYVNKTKLFYVNILRCTNPAALINLQCPTTQLCVSKCPDRYATLHDSGMSEDTQEYYKQFCKPGTDIKKTKRLQLIRDEDCPAIIMPSKPFLQRCFPDFKTSNDNKILFKDSKHNVSANDLKVAAGNMSVLLQAKDLSAKVFEDFANSWDWILIGMVITMVVSLIFILLLRFIAGVLLWLIIAGVVAAVGYGIGHCYWEYKRLSGTLGADIPISDVGFQTDFSIYLQLSQTWLIFLIVLSVIEGIIIMILIFLRKRLLIAIALLKEASKAISYIMTALIYPIFTFLLLCICFAYGAVVAICLATSGAAIYVITPLNEKCPSVNVMCDPKTFGPDSVADSDCAGSQCLFSHYGGDSFYYRYILVLQLYNLFAFLWLVNFVIALGQCTLAGAFASYYWALRKPKDIPPCPLFASFNRAIHYHTGSLAFGALVLSVVQMIRILLEYLDQKLKQSQTAFARFMMSCLKYCFWCLERFIKFLNRNAYIMIAIYGKSFCTSSKDAFFLLLRNVVRVAVLDKVTDFLLFLGKLLIAGSVGVLAFFFFTRKIPLVEGEAPSLNFYWIPLVSVILGSYLVAHGFFSVYSMCVDTLFLCFCEDLERNDGSQSRPYYMSPELCKILHIEDNENASQ, encoded by the exons ATGGCTCGGAAGACCGACATTACCTCGGTGTATTACG GTGAGGCGCGCAAGTATGACCCAAAGTTCAGAGGACCAATTCATGACAG GGGCCGCACAGATGTGATCTgttgtgtcatttttatcattGTCATCGTCGGCTACACCATACTTGGCACTGTGG CTTGGTTCAACGGCGACCCCCGGAAGGTGGCCTACCCAACCGACAGCTACGGGAAGTTTTGCGGCCAGAACGAATACGT aaacaaaaccaaattgtTCTACGTCAACATTTTGAGATGTACTAACCCCGCGGCGCTGATTAACCTCCAGTGCCCTACAACCCAG CTCTgcgtctccaagtgccctgacAGATATGCAACACTTCACGATAGCGGGATGAGCGAGGATACCCAGGAGTATTATAAGCAATTCTGCAAACCAGGCACTGACATTAAGAAAACG AAAAGACTCCAACTCATACGAGATGAAGACTGCCCAGCTATAATCATGCCAAGCAAACCTT TTCTTCAGCGGTGCTTCCCCGATTTCAAGACATCCAATGACAACAAAATCTTGTTCAAGGACAGCAAACACAATGTTAGCGCCAATGACCTGAAAGTCGCTGCCGG CAACATGTCCGTTCTGCTGCAGGCTAAAGATCTTAGTGCCAAGGTCTTTGAGGATTTTGCAAATTCTTGGGATTGGATCCTGAT CGGGATGGTCATCACCATGGTGGTCAGCTTGATTTTCATCCTGTTGCTGCGCTTCATTGCCGGCGTGCTGCTGTGGCTCATCATCGCCGGCGTTGTTGCTGCTGTCGGCTACG GTATCGGCCACTGCTACTGGGAGTACAAGAGGCTTTCGGGGACGCTGGGCGCCGACATCCCCATCTCAGACGTCGGCTTCCAGACAGACTTCAGCATCTACCTGCAGCTCAGCCAGACGTGGCTCATTTTCT TGATTGTGCTGTCTGTGATCGAGGGCATCATTATAATGATCCTGATTTTCCTGAGGAAGAGGCTGCTGATCGCCATTGCATTGCTGAAGGAAGCGAGCAA ggccATCAGCTACATCATGACTGCTCTTATTTACCCAATCTTCACCTTTTTGCTATTGTGCATCTGCTTCGCTTACGGAGCCGTTGTAGCGAT CTGTTTAGCGACGTCTGGCGCCGCCATCTACGTGATTACACCTTTAAACGAAAAATGCCCGTCGGTCAACGTCATGTGCGATCCGAAG ACGTTCGGTCCGGACAGCGTCGCTGACTCGGATTGCGCCGGCTCCCAGTGCTTGTTTTCCCACTACGGCGGCGACAGCTTTTACTACCGCTACATTTTGGTCCTCCAACTGTACAATTTGTTCGCGTTCCTGTGGCTGGTCAACTTCGTCATTGCGCTGGGCCAGTGCACCCTGGCCGGAGCCTTCGCCTCCTACTATTGGGCCCTGAGGAAGCCCAAGGACATCCCCCCGTGCCCGCTTTTTGCATCCTTCAATCGAGCCATACA TTACCACACGGGCTCGCTGGCGTTCGGCGCTCTCGTCCTTTCTGTCGTGCAAATGATCCGCATACTTCTTGAGTATTTGGATCAAAAACTGAAGC AGTCCCAGACCGCGTTTGCTCGCTTCATGATGTCCTGCCTCAAATATTGCTTCTGGTGCCTGGAACGGTTCATCAAGTTCCTCAACAGAAACGCGTACATCATG ATAGCAATATATGGAAAGAGCTTCTGCACCTCCTCCAAGGATGCTTTCTTCCTCTTATTGAGGAACGTTGTTCG CGTCGCCGTCCTGGACAAGGTGACGGACTTTCTTCTGTTCTTGGGCAAACTCCTCATCGCGGGAAGCGTCG GCGTGCTGGCGTTTTTCTTCTTCACCCGCAAAATCCCGCTGGTCGAAGGGGAGGCGCCCTCCCTCAACTTCTACTGGATCCCTCTTGTG TCGGTGATTTTGGGGTCCTACCTGGTGGCACATGGCTTTTTTAGCGTCTACTCCATGTGCGTGGACACGTTATTCCTGTGCTTTT GCGAAGACCTGGAGAGGAACGACGGTTCCCAGTCCAGACCCTACTACATGTCTCCCGAACTGTGCAAGATCCTGCACATAGAGGACAACGAAAACGCTTCCCAGTGA